The region AAGCGCAGGCCTTCAGGGACACATTCACCGTCCGTAAAGCGCCAGCCAGCCACCGAGGCGAAAAGTGGTTCGCGTGTCAGCCAGCAATTACCAAGTAAAAGCGAAACTGGTGGCTGAGAGGCCCATGGATGTGGCGCTCGGGCTGGCGCAGCTGGCTTATCAGCAGACATCGCCATTCGGGCGCGAAACTCTGCCATTGCAGCAGCCTGTTCCGCTTTTTGCTGAACGTCGTCGTACCAGTAAATTCCTGCTGCTGCCACGAGTGTAATAAGCGCAGCAGGCATAATAAGCGACATCGTCGTCAGGCGCTTACCCAGGCGGCAACGCTTCAGTTGCGAACGGTTCAGCCTGTCAGTGAGCGAGGTTGCATCACAATTATCATCTGCGGTTGCAGCACAGCGCAGACCCGGTGTATCAGCATCGTTAAAACGCAGGAAGTTTTCTGCTGCTGATTCTATCTTCGCGCGTGAACCGGTCACATCACCCATGACAGAAAGCTGCCCACCGCTGGCTGCAAAGAAAACCCAGAGATCTTCGTTGCGGCTGAGGCGGTATATCCCCCATGTATTTCCCCCTTCAGACAGCAGGAATGCTACTGCAAGAGAGTAAGGGCTACGTCGCACACGCCCGGGGGAAACGACCCCCATCATTGATGCGTTACGCCTGCCGGCAACTACTACATGCGTGTCAGGTGAGGCTTTTCCCCGGAATCGCGTTAACAGTGCGCTCCGCTGCTGCTCCCAATGAAGTCCTGCCATCCAGTCGCGACGGTTGTGGGTGACGCGAATGCCGCTACGGAGTGAAGATTTTTTCTTTGATGACATGGATTACCTCAGCAGAACAGGGGTGATCATAATCACGAGCGTGTTACGACCGCGCGTACCGTTCTGGCCACCGCCCAGGATAAAGTTGTCGGGTGTGAATGTTCCCTGCTTGTTTGCAGAAAGGTTCTGTTGCTCAGATCCGGTTAATACCAGTGTCTGGCCTGAGCGCAGGTTAACTTTACGTGCCAGCCCCTGTGTCGAGGTATTCGGTATATCGTTACGGGTATTCCCGTCCCTACTGATAAATTTCTCTATCTGCGGTGGACTGGTATAGCTAAAAGCGAACTGCAGTTGCACGTCACCGTTTTCCTGGATGAACGGCAGCATGGTCATGAACAAACCGGTGGTGATTGTGGTTACGGTCTGTGAGGAAGTAACCCCGACATTAGCTGTTGCAGTTGAACTGGAACTTGTCAGAACGCCCTGTTGGTTTGAGAGCTGATAAGCTACCGGCGTCAAATTTGCTGTTGGGTCGGTCTGGTTCAGCGCCATGCTGACGTTGCCCTGCTCGGAAAGCGCTTTAATCAGCAGGCTGGAGCCGGAAAATTTGGCGGCATTGCCTGTTGCCGTGTCGAGAATCGAAATGCCGGCACTGCCTGCTGAAGTCGAAGCATTGGCCATTGAACCGGTCAGAGTGGCGCCAAAATTGTGCAGGGATTTGTATACGAGCCCCCAGTCAAGACCCAGTTGCTCATTACGCGTCTGGTTGACGCTGACAATCTGTATGTTGAGCTGGACCTGCCTGCTTAGAACCTTATTCTGATACTCAATGTAACGACCAATACGCTCCAGAACGTCCGGTGTGTCAGTAACACTCAACGTGCCAGTAGTTGCTGAAAGCCAGAAACGACCAGATTTTGGCGTCAGCATCTGCTCGATGGTTTTACGAATGTCGTCGTACAGGTCGCTGTTCATGCCATAATCGGTCTTCTGATTAGAGCTAATGTCTCCGCTAGTCCCCCCCGATGTGCCGCCACCGCTGCCCAGCTGATTGCCAGAGCCGGAGTTAATTGATGCGCTACTGTTTACTTTCGTATTCAGGATAACGAGCTGAAAAGTGCGGGTATCCTGTCGATAAAAATAAACTCCGTTTCCGTCACTGCGCCATGACAGCCCGTACCCGCTGGCTTCGACATCGAGCAGATCACGAACATCTCCCTGGAATTTAAGGCCACGCATGAGCGCCGGTGATGGCTGAACGGAGACGGGCTGAGCTGACGTAGCCCCCATCTGTGCCAGGGGAACCCGACCATTGTCATCCGGCGCCGGCAGTTGACCACTCATCTGAGAAGTTACCACGCTGCCGGTACTCACGTTGCTCAGCGCAGCAAATGCATCTGGTGTGATGGAGACTCGTATACCACATAGCGCAGTGATGCGCTGTCCCAGCTCAGGCAGTGAAATGCCGTCAGGACGATTAATCGTTATCTGACAGGGAGGCAGATTCTTTTCGTCCGGAGTGGAGACCACCGGCGTGACTGGCTGCAGGTTTACCCAGGGCTTATCCATCCAGACAACAGTTGGTTGTGATATGGACTGACGACTCTGCAACACTCGCTGAGCCGTATCGGCCTGCCCAACGGCTTCCTTGTCTATTTTGCTGATTTCATTCAGCGAACATGATGACAGCACAAACGCAGCGGTAAGTACTGTCAGGCAGAAAGGTATACGCGGCATCCGCAGCTCCCTGATTCTGTTAGTTAAGATAAACAATGCTGCCTTCCGTCACACCGGACGGCAGAGACAGGTTCATATCAGTGCCATCCGCCATCCGCAGACGACCGCCTCTGACGGTCAGGGCAAGCGCAGAAGTCACTGAGCGGGCGCGCAACGCGGCATAAACACCGTCTGTTTCAGGTACCCAGATCCACAGGCGACCGTTCTGAATAATGCTTTTGATAC is a window of Enterobacter cloacae complex sp. ECNIH7 DNA encoding:
- the pilO2 gene encoding type 4b pilus protein PilO2, with protein sequence MSSKKKSSLRSGIRVTHNRRDWMAGLHWEQQRSALLTRFRGKASPDTHVVVAGRRNASMMGVVSPGRVRRSPYSLAVAFLLSEGGNTWGIYRLSRNEDLWVFFAASGGQLSVMGDVTGSRAKIESAAENFLRFNDADTPGLRCAATADDNCDATSLTDRLNRSQLKRCRLGKRLTTMSLIMPAALITLVAAAGIYWYDDVQQKAEQAAAMAEFRARMAMSADKPAAPARAPHPWASQPPVSLLLGNCWLTREPLFASVAGWRFTDGECVPEGLRLRYLATPGATVEDFSHRARVLLGHSAVFNLQEGGKNGDVFIPFRKYSVSEYTDEALPGADAQLMRFISHLQRRNLEVKFSEVKPPAVAPGQEKTMPVQDWREFTFTVSSRLQPERLLQDFDATGLRLNSVSITMSPQGQFDYTMKGSIYAQN
- the pilN gene encoding PilN family type IVB pilus formation outer membrane protein, translated to MPRIPFCLTVLTAAFVLSSCSLNEISKIDKEAVGQADTAQRVLQSRQSISQPTVVWMDKPWVNLQPVTPVVSTPDEKNLPPCQITINRPDGISLPELGQRITALCGIRVSITPDAFAALSNVSTGSVVTSQMSGQLPAPDDNGRVPLAQMGATSAQPVSVQPSPALMRGLKFQGDVRDLLDVEASGYGLSWRSDGNGVYFYRQDTRTFQLVILNTKVNSSASINSGSGNQLGSGGGTSGGTSGDISSNQKTDYGMNSDLYDDIRKTIEQMLTPKSGRFWLSATTGTLSVTDTPDVLERIGRYIEYQNKVLSRQVQLNIQIVSVNQTRNEQLGLDWGLVYKSLHNFGATLTGSMANASTSAGSAGISILDTATGNAAKFSGSSLLIKALSEQGNVSMALNQTDPTANLTPVAYQLSNQQGVLTSSSSTATANVGVTSSQTVTTITTGLFMTMLPFIQENGDVQLQFAFSYTSPPQIEKFISRDGNTRNDIPNTSTQGLARKVNLRSGQTLVLTGSEQQNLSANKQGTFTPDNFILGGGQNGTRGRNTLVIMITPVLLR